One Stenotrophomonas oahuensis genomic region harbors:
- a CDS encoding DUF2242 domain-containing protein: MRLSHALPAGLLAVSLSACGGRAADSTLLRESFDSGDTYSRTVPGSPATACEAARRTLLSQGYAIARYGSDAVEANKNFQPRDDEHEQLVLRISCAPRGDEALVFISAVQDRYALKKSPTSASVGVGALGSVSLPFGSNDDSLVKVASSTVQDADFYRRFFARLQQYLPAAAAGTPPPPTPAEVPSDAIPATPPAPPAPAAVPTPPEPVPEATPTTDVPAPQA, translated from the coding sequence ATGCGGCTGTCCCACGCACTTCCGGCCGGCCTGCTGGCCGTGTCACTCAGCGCCTGCGGCGGACGCGCCGCCGACAGCACGCTGCTGCGCGAATCGTTCGACTCTGGCGATACCTATTCGCGCACCGTACCCGGTTCGCCGGCGACGGCGTGCGAAGCCGCGCGCCGCACCCTGCTCAGCCAGGGCTACGCGATTGCCCGCTACGGCAGCGATGCTGTTGAAGCCAACAAGAACTTCCAGCCGCGCGATGACGAGCACGAACAACTGGTACTGCGCATTTCCTGCGCGCCGCGCGGTGACGAGGCGCTGGTGTTCATCAGCGCGGTGCAGGACCGCTATGCGCTGAAAAAGAGCCCCACCTCGGCCAGTGTCGGTGTCGGGGCCTTGGGTTCGGTGTCGCTGCCGTTCGGCAGCAATGACGATTCGCTAGTGAAAGTGGCCAGCAGCACCGTGCAGGATGCGGACTTCTATCGCCGCTTCTTCGCGCGCCTGCAGCAGTACCTGCCGGCGGCCGCTGCCGGCACGCCGCCGCCGCCCACACCCGCTGAGGTGCCGTCAGACGCCATTCCGGCCACGCCGCCGGCCCCTCCGGCCCCCGCGGCGGTACCGACCCCGCCAGAGCCGGTCCCGGAGGCCACCCCCACCACTGACGTTCCTGCGCCGCAGGCCTGA
- a CDS encoding carboxy terminal-processing peptidase codes for MKLKVPAFLMALALTAPLALAAYADSPALPSAATADQATTSKLVYGLLSDSRYAYRPRALDAATSKDVFKRYLESLDGSKQFFTQADIAKFAPFEANIANAIRGGELEPAFQVFAVYKQRVGERVGYARKLLKQDFDFSSDERFDYDRKDVPWAASTAELDDLWRKSVKNDWLRLKLAGKQPADIRKTLDKRYATLEKSVNELKGEDVFQFFLNAYTSAVDPHTDYFTPRTAENFNQAMSLSLEGIGAQLQRQDDMVVIREIIAGGPAAVNGTLKPGDRIVGVGQGKSGPVEDVIGWRIDDVVAKIRGKKDTQVRLEFIPAEEGVDGKHHMLVLTRQKVRLAEQAAKGETLTIPGKEGEPERKVGVIKLPTFYQDFEGRRRNATDYASATRDVAKLLAGFKNDKLDGVVLDLRNNGGGSLDEAIELTGLFIEQGPVVQVRESGGRVTVNNDRSEAVAWDGPLAVLINRGSASASEIFAGAIQDYGRGLVIGETTFGKGTVQNIVDLDRWPSGETQRFGQVKLTIAQFFRVSGSSTQHKGVVPDLAFPASVDATEYGESTYDNALPWTRIAAVPHTQYGNFGPLLPKLETRHAARIAADKEFQWWNEDVQQFRTEAAKKYISLNEGERRAERERQEKQRKDRQAIRKELGLDLDPLADDSNDDGLTGNERDIVKDAAREKAAEKRPDPLLRESASILADAVNLLAEDRPLSAQVLPQSTAAGRWAD; via the coding sequence ATGAAACTTAAAGTTCCCGCATTCCTGATGGCCCTGGCGCTGACCGCGCCGCTGGCCCTGGCCGCCTATGCCGATTCGCCGGCGCTGCCCTCGGCCGCCACCGCCGACCAGGCCACCACCTCCAAGCTGGTGTATGGCCTGCTTTCGGACAGCCGCTACGCCTACCGGCCGCGCGCGCTGGATGCCGCCACCTCCAAGGACGTGTTCAAGCGCTACCTGGAGTCGCTGGACGGCAGCAAGCAGTTCTTCACCCAGGCCGACATCGCCAAGTTCGCCCCGTTCGAGGCCAACATCGCCAATGCCATCCGTGGCGGCGAGCTCGAACCGGCCTTCCAGGTGTTCGCGGTGTACAAGCAGCGCGTGGGCGAGCGTGTCGGCTACGCGCGCAAGCTGCTCAAGCAGGATTTCGACTTCAGCAGTGACGAGCGCTTCGATTACGACCGCAAGGACGTGCCGTGGGCGGCCAGCACCGCCGAACTGGACGACCTGTGGCGCAAGTCGGTCAAGAACGACTGGCTGCGTCTGAAGCTGGCCGGCAAGCAGCCGGCCGACATCCGCAAGACGCTGGACAAGCGTTACGCCACGCTGGAAAAGTCGGTCAATGAACTGAAGGGCGAAGACGTCTTCCAGTTCTTCCTCAACGCCTACACCAGCGCGGTCGATCCGCACACCGATTACTTCACCCCGCGTACCGCCGAGAACTTCAACCAGGCGATGTCGCTGTCGCTGGAAGGCATCGGCGCGCAGCTGCAGCGCCAGGACGACATGGTGGTGATCCGCGAGATCATCGCCGGTGGTCCGGCTGCGGTGAACGGCACGCTCAAGCCCGGTGACCGCATCGTCGGCGTGGGCCAGGGCAAGTCTGGCCCGGTCGAAGACGTGATCGGCTGGCGCATTGACGACGTGGTCGCCAAGATCCGCGGCAAGAAGGACACCCAGGTGCGCCTGGAGTTCATCCCGGCCGAGGAAGGTGTCGACGGCAAGCACCACATGCTGGTGCTGACCCGCCAGAAGGTGCGTCTGGCCGAACAGGCCGCCAAGGGCGAAACCCTCACCATTCCCGGCAAGGAAGGCGAACCGGAGCGCAAGGTCGGCGTGATCAAGCTGCCCACCTTCTACCAGGACTTCGAAGGCCGCCGCCGCAACGCCACCGACTACGCCTCGGCCACCCGCGACGTGGCCAAGCTGCTGGCTGGCTTCAAGAACGACAAGCTCGACGGTGTGGTGCTGGACCTGCGCAACAACGGCGGTGGTTCGCTGGACGAAGCCATTGAACTCACCGGCCTGTTCATCGAGCAGGGCCCGGTGGTGCAGGTGCGTGAATCCGGCGGCCGCGTCACCGTCAACAACGACCGCAGCGAAGCGGTCGCGTGGGACGGTCCGCTGGCGGTGCTGATCAACCGTGGCTCGGCCTCGGCCTCGGAAATCTTCGCCGGTGCCATCCAGGACTACGGCCGTGGCCTGGTCATTGGTGAAACCACCTTCGGCAAGGGCACCGTGCAGAACATCGTCGATCTGGACCGTTGGCCCAGCGGTGAGACCCAGCGCTTCGGCCAGGTGAAGCTGACCATCGCCCAGTTCTTCCGCGTCAGCGGCAGCAGCACCCAGCACAAGGGCGTGGTCCCCGACCTGGCCTTCCCGGCCAGCGTGGACGCCACCGAGTACGGCGAAAGCACCTACGACAACGCCCTGCCGTGGACCCGCATCGCCGCCGTGCCGCACACCCAGTACGGCAACTTCGGCCCGCTGCTGCCCAAGCTGGAAACCCGCCATGCCGCGCGTATTGCCGCCGACAAGGAATTCCAGTGGTGGAACGAGGACGTGCAGCAGTTCCGCACCGAAGCCGCGAAGAAGTACATCTCGCTCAATGAAGGCGAGCGTCGTGCCGAGCGTGAGCGCCAGGAAAAGCAGCGCAAGGACCGCCAGGCCATCCGCAAGGAACTGGGCCTGGACCTGGACCCGCTGGCCGACGACAGTAATGACGACGGCCTGACCGGCAACGAGCGCGACATCGTGAAGGACGCCGCCCGTGAAAAGGCCGCTGAAAAACGCCCGGACCCGCTGCTGCGTGAATCGGCCTCGATTCTGGCCGATGCGGTGAACCTGCTGGCCGAGGACCGTCCGCTGTCGGCGCAGGTGCTGCCGCAGTCCACCGCCGCAGGCCGCTGGGCCGATTGA
- the lipA gene encoding lipoyl synthase translates to MTETTARIIPLQVVQGDTPSAAPLQAGVKQLGGDKIGRSPVQFADAPVLRKPSWIRVRIPSGNAVQTLKAKLRENRLVTVCEEASCPNIHECFSHGTATFMILGEVCTRRCSFCDVAHGRPKPPDAGEPASLAQTVADMGLKYVVVTSVDRDDLRDGGAQHFADCIGAIRAKSPNTRIEVLTPDFRGKGRMERALDILATNPPDVFNHNIETVPDLYRNVRPGADYQWSLTLLKNFKAQHPAIATKSGIMLGLGEDMDQVRATMRDLRAHDVDMITIGQYLQPTAHHHPVLRYWTPEEYKALEEYGYELGFSHVASGPMVRSSYHADVQAKGAGVA, encoded by the coding sequence ATGACTGAAACCACCGCTCGCATCATTCCCCTGCAGGTTGTGCAGGGTGACACGCCGTCCGCCGCCCCGCTGCAGGCGGGCGTCAAACAGCTGGGCGGTGACAAGATCGGCCGCTCGCCGGTGCAGTTCGCCGACGCGCCGGTGCTGCGCAAGCCCTCCTGGATCCGCGTGCGCATTCCCTCGGGCAATGCCGTGCAGACCCTGAAGGCCAAGCTGCGCGAAAACCGCCTGGTCACGGTCTGCGAGGAAGCCAGCTGCCCGAACATCCACGAGTGCTTCAGCCACGGCACCGCCACCTTCATGATCCTGGGCGAGGTCTGCACCCGCCGCTGCTCGTTCTGCGACGTCGCCCACGGCCGGCCCAAGCCGCCGGACGCCGGCGAACCGGCCAGCCTGGCCCAGACCGTGGCCGACATGGGCCTGAAGTACGTCGTGGTCACCAGCGTCGACCGCGACGACCTGCGTGACGGCGGTGCCCAGCACTTCGCCGACTGCATCGGCGCGATCCGCGCCAAGTCGCCGAACACCCGCATTGAAGTGCTCACCCCGGACTTCCGTGGCAAGGGCCGCATGGAGCGCGCGCTGGACATCCTGGCGACCAACCCGCCGGACGTGTTCAACCACAACATCGAAACCGTGCCGGACCTGTACCGCAACGTACGCCCGGGCGCGGACTACCAGTGGTCGCTGACCCTGCTGAAGAACTTCAAGGCCCAGCACCCGGCCATCGCCACCAAGTCCGGCATCATGCTGGGCCTGGGCGAGGACATGGACCAGGTGCGCGCCACCATGCGTGACCTGCGTGCCCACGATGTGGACATGATCACCATCGGCCAGTACCTGCAGCCGACCGCCCACCACCACCCGGTGCTGCGCTACTGGACCCCCGAGGAATACAAGGCGCTGGAGGAGTACGGCTACGAGCTGGGCTTCAGCCACGTGGCCTCCGGCCCGATGGTGCGCTCCTCGTACCACGCCGACGTTCAGGCAAAAGGGGCAGGCGTCGCCTGA
- the lipB gene encoding lipoyl(octanoyl) transferase LipB produces the protein MDAVSDCSLEAAAPGQRVARPAVVRDLGRQPYAPVWHAMQRFTDARTDDSADELWVVEHDPVFTLGQAGKEEHVLAPGDIPVLHVDRGGQVTYHGPGQIVIYPLLQVRRLGIGVRDYVCRIEQAIIDTLDEWNIGAERQDGAPGVYVAGAKIAALGIRVRRGCTFHGLAFNVAMDLEPFRRINPCGYQGLQVTSVVDLGGPSGMAAVKPVLLGHLARQFGLDLQPTSELPDLTDAA, from the coding sequence GTGGACGCTGTAAGCGACTGCTCCCTCGAAGCCGCTGCCCCCGGGCAGCGCGTCGCCCGCCCGGCCGTGGTGCGTGACCTGGGCCGCCAGCCCTACGCCCCGGTCTGGCATGCAATGCAGCGTTTCACCGATGCGCGCACCGACGACAGCGCTGACGAGCTGTGGGTGGTCGAGCACGATCCGGTCTTCACCCTGGGTCAGGCCGGCAAGGAAGAGCACGTGCTCGCCCCCGGCGACATTCCGGTGCTGCACGTCGACCGCGGCGGCCAGGTGACCTACCACGGCCCGGGCCAGATCGTGATCTACCCGCTGTTGCAGGTGCGCCGGCTGGGCATTGGCGTGCGCGATTACGTCTGCCGGATCGAACAGGCCATCATCGACACCCTGGACGAATGGAATATCGGCGCTGAACGACAGGACGGCGCGCCCGGCGTGTATGTGGCCGGGGCCAAGATCGCCGCACTGGGCATCCGCGTCCGTCGTGGCTGCACCTTCCACGGCCTGGCCTTCAACGTGGCCATGGACCTGGAGCCGTTCCGCCGCATCAACCCCTGTGGCTACCAAGGGCTGCAGGTGACCTCGGTGGTAGACTTGGGGGGACCGTCCGGCATGGCGGCCGTGAAGCCGGTACTGCTGGGCCATCTGGCCCGCCAGTTCGGCCTGGACCTCCAGCCCACCTCTGAACTGCCCGATCTGACTGACGCGGCCTGA
- a CDS encoding DUF493 family protein, translated as MEIKSDNPEHGFQFPGQFELSAMGAANIGLEHELPRLLQAAGVDVLKERISWKTSSNGKYVSVRLVFKADSREQYDSAHEALRDHPEVKWTL; from the coding sequence ATGGAAATCAAGTCTGACAACCCTGAACACGGCTTCCAGTTCCCCGGTCAGTTCGAGCTCAGCGCCATGGGCGCGGCCAACATCGGGCTGGAGCATGAACTTCCCCGCCTGCTGCAGGCCGCCGGCGTCGATGTGCTGAAAGAGCGCATCAGCTGGAAGACCTCGTCCAATGGCAAATACGTGTCCGTACGGCTGGTGTTCAAGGCCGACAGCCGCGAACAGTACGACAGCGCCCACGAGGCCCTGCGCGACCACCCGGAAGTGAAGTGGACGCTGTAA
- a CDS encoding lipid A deacylase LpxR family protein, whose product MRLKPFALPAALAGVLAVAAPVARAAEQCGPDAMRDHPPQVNFRVDNDLFGGADQDQGYTNGAQITLVSPNLVDYTDDPCLPRLARWVNRHLERLAPGEFEQQNMIFSFGQAIYTPKDFTRKDLIEDDRPYAGVLVGSFGYNARRGDRLQTTQLTLGVVGPWALGEEVQDAVHDALGDEKFQGWDNQLHNEPVIMLTHERMRRWPADASENLGGWGWDAISHYGGAVGNLATHLNGGGEVRFGWKLPDDFGSTPLRPAGENTAPTRGGKPSGWSFHLFATTDAAWVIRDITLDGNTFRNSHSVDKRPFVAQAGYGLAIMYNRWKFALARYHSTREFDGQEQSPIYGSFTISRSL is encoded by the coding sequence ATGCGTTTGAAGCCTTTTGCGTTGCCGGCCGCGCTTGCCGGTGTGCTTGCCGTGGCCGCGCCTGTCGCACGGGCGGCCGAACAATGTGGTCCTGACGCCATGCGCGACCACCCGCCCCAGGTCAACTTCCGCGTCGACAACGACCTGTTCGGGGGGGCCGACCAGGACCAGGGCTACACCAACGGGGCCCAGATCACCCTGGTGTCGCCGAACCTGGTGGACTACACCGACGACCCCTGCCTGCCGCGCCTGGCGCGCTGGGTGAACCGCCATCTGGAACGGCTGGCTCCGGGCGAGTTCGAGCAGCAGAACATGATCTTCAGCTTCGGCCAGGCGATCTACACGCCGAAGGACTTCACCCGCAAGGACCTGATCGAGGACGACCGCCCCTACGCCGGCGTGCTGGTTGGCAGCTTCGGCTATAACGCCCGGCGGGGCGACCGCCTGCAGACCACCCAGCTGACCCTGGGCGTGGTCGGACCGTGGGCGCTGGGCGAAGAGGTCCAGGACGCGGTACATGACGCGCTGGGCGACGAGAAATTCCAGGGCTGGGACAACCAGCTGCACAACGAGCCGGTAATCATGCTGACCCACGAGCGCATGCGCCGCTGGCCGGCCGATGCCAGCGAGAATCTGGGTGGCTGGGGCTGGGATGCGATCAGCCACTACGGCGGTGCCGTCGGCAACCTGGCCACCCACCTCAATGGCGGCGGCGAAGTACGCTTTGGCTGGAAACTACCGGACGACTTCGGCAGCACCCCGCTGCGCCCGGCCGGCGAAAACACCGCGCCGACCCGTGGCGGCAAGCCCAGCGGCTGGTCATTCCACCTGTTTGCCACCACCGACGCCGCCTGGGTGATCCGCGACATCACCCTGGATGGCAACACCTTCCGCAACAGCCACAGCGTGGACAAGCGTCCGTTCGTGGCCCAGGCCGGTTACGGCCTGGCGATCATGTACAACCGCTGGAAGTTCGCCCTTGCCCGCTACCACAGCACCCGCGAGTTTGATGGGCAGGAGCAGTCGCCGATCTATGGGTCGTTTACGATTTCCAGGTCGCTGTAG
- a CDS encoding D-alanyl-D-alanine carboxypeptidase family protein produces MKFRFAAAALATTLVVGMVSAQTPQPVPAPAPAATAPATVATPPAPVPSVSKAWILMDYATGQVLAGENIHAQLAPASITKVMTSYVIAAEVKNGKVRPDDQVMMSERAWREGGAGTDGSYSGFPVNQTARLEDMEKGMAIQSGNDAAIALAEHVAGSEEAFASLMNSYAAKIGMKDSHFVNAHGLSAPGHQTTAYDLALLGRAMVRDYPETYAYNKVKEFTVGSITQPNRNLLLWRDASVDGIKTGHTSEAGYCLMSSAQRGDQRLIAVVLGGASEKQRADDSLALLNWGFRFFETHRMYEPGKAVAEHKVWKGQADNVQLGVAQPLLVSVPRGRYNDLKPTIDVPKTLEAPFTAGQPIGTLKVTLDGKVVAEAPLVAVAAVEEAGFFKRLWHSFLMWWESE; encoded by the coding sequence ATGAAATTCCGCTTTGCCGCTGCCGCCCTGGCCACGACGCTGGTCGTGGGCATGGTTTCCGCCCAGACCCCGCAGCCCGTCCCCGCTCCCGCGCCGGCGGCCACCGCACCGGCCACTGTCGCGACGCCGCCGGCCCCGGTGCCCAGCGTGTCCAAGGCCTGGATCCTGATGGACTACGCCACCGGCCAGGTACTGGCAGGTGAGAACATCCATGCACAGCTCGCGCCCGCCAGCATCACCAAGGTGATGACCTCGTACGTGATCGCCGCCGAAGTGAAGAACGGCAAGGTGCGTCCGGACGACCAGGTGATGATGAGCGAACGTGCCTGGCGCGAAGGCGGTGCCGGCACCGATGGCAGCTACAGCGGCTTCCCGGTCAACCAGACCGCGCGTCTGGAAGACATGGAAAAGGGCATGGCGATCCAGTCCGGCAACGACGCCGCCATCGCGCTGGCCGAACACGTGGCGGGCAGCGAAGAAGCCTTCGCGTCGCTGATGAACAGCTATGCCGCCAAGATCGGCATGAAGGACTCGCACTTCGTCAACGCCCACGGCCTCAGCGCGCCGGGACACCAGACCACCGCTTACGACCTGGCACTGCTGGGCCGGGCGATGGTGCGTGACTACCCGGAAACCTATGCCTACAACAAGGTGAAGGAATTCACCGTGGGCAGCATCACCCAGCCCAACCGCAACCTGCTGCTGTGGCGCGACGCCAGCGTTGACGGCATCAAGACCGGCCACACCTCGGAAGCCGGCTACTGCCTGATGAGCTCGGCCCAGCGCGGTGACCAGCGCCTGATCGCCGTCGTGCTGGGCGGTGCTTCGGAGAAGCAGCGTGCCGATGACAGCCTCGCCCTGCTCAACTGGGGCTTCCGCTTCTTCGAAACCCACCGCATGTACGAGCCGGGCAAGGCCGTGGCCGAACACAAGGTGTGGAAGGGGCAGGCCGACAACGTGCAGCTGGGCGTGGCCCAGCCGCTGCTGGTGAGCGTGCCGCGCGGTCGCTACAACGATCTCAAGCCGACCATCGACGTGCCCAAGACCCTGGAAGCGCCGTTCACTGCGGGTCAGCCGATCGGCACGCTGAAGGTGACCCTGGACGGCAAGGTGGTGGCGGAAGCTCCGCTGGTGGCCGTGGCTGCGGTGGAAGAAGCTGGCTTCTTCAAGCGCCTGTGGCACAGCTTCCTGATGTGGTGGGAATCGGAGTAA
- a CDS encoding septal ring lytic transglycosylase RlpA family protein, with the protein MNTFAQCRGLMVGVLVLALAACSSAPKKPASAGGSGKSSGALVQGKGGSNRPSHCPEGSPYQAATEDPNTRGNYRAGGLYKPGVNDSTPTYVPDVACIPEPDVVDLPRSAVGNKSPYVVLGKQYQVMDKTKGYAEKGTASYYGSKFHGRLTSNREVYDMYAFTAAHKTLPLPSFARVTNLDNGESVVVRVNDRGPFHDGRVIDLSYAAAVRLGITQRGTGNVEVRALQPGEEPLLAAKPSRREQRAAQAATAAAPAPARPSDMDRLVGALPAASPATGNRPSAATQAASLDTGPVSVSELPPAAPVRPAPVVATAPAANPTLSQQMGTVLLQVASFASRDNATRALGQLSTAGIVGASISDIVSGGRTLWRLRVPASDHASAAELAGRIVGLGFGSPQIVKE; encoded by the coding sequence ATGAACACCTTCGCGCAGTGCAGGGGACTGATGGTCGGTGTGCTGGTACTGGCACTGGCCGCATGCAGCAGCGCACCGAAAAAGCCGGCCAGCGCCGGTGGCAGCGGCAAGAGCAGCGGCGCGCTGGTGCAGGGCAAGGGCGGCAGCAACCGGCCCAGCCATTGCCCAGAGGGCTCGCCCTACCAGGCGGCCACTGAAGATCCCAACACGCGCGGCAACTACCGTGCCGGCGGCCTGTACAAGCCCGGCGTCAATGACAGCACCCCCACGTACGTGCCGGACGTGGCCTGCATTCCCGAGCCGGACGTGGTCGATCTGCCGCGCTCGGCGGTGGGCAACAAGTCGCCCTACGTGGTGCTCGGCAAGCAGTACCAGGTGATGGACAAGACCAAGGGCTATGCCGAGAAGGGCACCGCCTCGTACTACGGCTCGAAATTCCACGGCCGCCTGACCTCCAACCGGGAGGTGTACGACATGTACGCCTTCACCGCCGCGCACAAAACCCTGCCGCTGCCCAGCTTTGCCCGGGTCACCAACCTGGACAATGGCGAGTCGGTGGTGGTGCGGGTGAATGACCGTGGCCCGTTCCATGACGGCCGGGTAATCGACCTCAGCTACGCCGCCGCCGTGCGCCTGGGCATCACCCAGCGCGGTACCGGCAACGTCGAAGTGCGCGCGTTACAGCCCGGGGAAGAGCCGCTGCTGGCAGCCAAACCGTCGCGCCGCGAGCAACGCGCGGCACAGGCTGCCACTGCCGCAGCGCCCGCACCGGCCCGGCCCAGCGACATGGACCGGCTGGTTGGCGCGTTGCCGGCGGCATCGCCGGCCACCGGCAATCGCCCGTCTGCGGCGACCCAGGCGGCCTCCCTGGATACCGGGCCGGTCAGTGTCAGCGAGCTGCCACCGGCTGCGCCGGTACGCCCGGCACCCGTGGTGGCGACCGCGCCTGCGGCCAACCCCACGCTGTCCCAGCAGATGGGCACCGTGCTGCTGCAGGTGGCCAGCTTCGCCAGCCGTGACAACGCGACGCGTGCACTGGGCCAGCTGTCCACCGCGGGCATTGTCGGGGCCAGCATCAGTGACATCGTCAGCGGCGGCCGCACCCTGTGGCGCCTGCGGGTTCCTGCATCCGACCATGCCAGCGCGGCGGAACTTGCCGGCCGCATCGTGGGTCTGGGCTTTGGCTCACCGCAGATCGTAAAAGAATGA
- the mltB gene encoding lytic murein transglycosylase B, with amino-acid sequence MIRRTLACMLTLGLVACATQPSSPPPPPQASGAPNKPGVGHKGPAEAAPEAAAATAPPVDLTPVPFEVARANFVRDTAARYNIPAAQIEATLAQAQVRQPIINAMSRPAERVKPWNEYRPMFISQARIDGGKKFLAQHRDELMRVQERTGVPAEVIVAIIGVETSYGANTGSYRVLDALYTLAFNYPRSGDPAKLEREVRRELYFRDELSRLFALTRDEQLDITAIKGSYAGAMGMGQFMPSSYQDFAVDGNGDGRRDLFNSYDDVFSSIANYFVKKGGWVRGGPVAVQATLTPGRESFDPTDWTPTWTLSDLAQRGYQPIGSVPAGLTATPVTLEASTGKQYWLGFQNYYAITRYNLSKMYAMAVYQLSQAIAGQELPPA; translated from the coding sequence ATGATTCGACGCACTCTGGCCTGCATGCTCACGCTCGGTTTGGTTGCCTGCGCGACCCAACCGTCTTCTCCGCCACCGCCGCCACAGGCGTCGGGTGCTCCCAATAAGCCGGGGGTGGGGCACAAAGGGCCGGCTGAAGCCGCGCCGGAAGCGGCGGCCGCTACCGCGCCGCCGGTGGATCTGACCCCGGTGCCGTTCGAAGTGGCCCGCGCCAACTTCGTGCGCGATACCGCCGCCCGCTACAACATTCCCGCTGCGCAGATCGAAGCCACCCTGGCCCAGGCACAAGTGCGCCAGCCGATCATCAACGCGATGTCGCGGCCGGCCGAGAGGGTCAAGCCGTGGAACGAATACCGGCCGATGTTCATCAGCCAGGCGCGGATCGACGGCGGGAAGAAGTTCCTCGCCCAGCACCGCGATGAGCTGATGCGCGTGCAGGAACGCACCGGCGTCCCGGCGGAAGTGATCGTGGCCATCATCGGCGTGGAAACCAGCTACGGGGCCAACACCGGCAGCTACCGCGTGCTCGATGCGCTGTACACGCTGGCCTTCAACTATCCGCGCAGCGGCGACCCGGCCAAGCTGGAGCGCGAGGTGCGCCGCGAACTGTACTTCCGCGATGAACTGTCGCGCCTGTTTGCACTCACCCGCGACGAACAGCTGGACATCACCGCGATCAAGGGTAGCTATGCCGGCGCGATGGGCATGGGTCAGTTCATGCCGTCGAGCTACCAGGACTTCGCCGTGGATGGCAACGGCGATGGCCGCCGCGATCTGTTCAACAGCTACGACGACGTGTTCTCGTCGATCGCCAACTACTTCGTCAAGAAGGGTGGATGGGTGCGTGGCGGTCCGGTCGCGGTGCAGGCCACCCTGACCCCGGGACGCGAATCCTTCGACCCCACCGACTGGACCCCGACCTGGACGCTGTCCGATCTGGCCCAGCGCGGCTACCAGCCCATCGGCAGCGTGCCGGCCGGTCTGACCGCCACCCCGGTCACGCTGGAAGCGAGCACCGGCAAGCAGTACTGGCTGGGCTTCCAGAACTACTACGCGATCACCCGTTACAACCTTTCCAAGATGTACGCGATGGCGGTGTATCAGCTGTCACAGGCCATCGCCGGTCAGGAGCTGCCGCCGGCATGA